The sequence ataaattGACAAATGAAAATCCCCAAAAACCCAACCCAGAAACCGGTCAGCACAGAATAGCCCATTGGAATTTGATCATACACGTTCGCTTCTACTAATTTATTCTATGTAACTTCGTTATCTCTTTCTATATTTCCTGCTTTCCATCTCTTGATCTATCCCTTGTGCCATTATTTGTTAATATATGCAATTTTTGGCCCTCAGTTttaggaatttttttttgtttcagttCAATGTTGAAATGGGTTTGTTAAGTTGTGGTCTTTAGCTTTGATTCTTGATTATGCTTTTTAAGTTTTATGCGTTAATTTTTACtctttaaatttgaaaatttgaattgCTTGTTGTTGGTATGGTTTGTGGTTGTAGCTTATGTTGTTTATGTGCAATGAATATTGGCTTTTGGTTTCATTGTTGTATACCTCAATTTAgttgtttttgtttatttatttagtttttttttggcATAATACAGATTGGTGGTGCTTACATTTGTCTGCATTCGGAAATTGTGATATTGGGCTTGATCATAAAGGGTTGAGGTTGGGGCAGAATTCATGTCTGAATTTTGTacataaaaagaaaagattGGGGCTGAGGGTTGGTCTGGTCTGGTCTGGTGAAGAGAAGAGGAAAAGTTGTTGAGTGATAAATTGTACATGAGTACAATGGTGACAAATTCATGGAGAAAGTATGTCGCCCCTTGTTGGCGGCCCTCGGTGGAGAGTCGAGGGGAGAATTGCAGCAATAGAGGGGGCGACCCCAGTGGTCGTGTGGACGGGTTGTGGTGGTACAAAGATATAGGACAACATATACATGGGGAATTTTCAATGGCGGTCATCCAAGCAAATAATGTATTAGAAGATCAATGCCAAGTAGAGTCGGGGCCGATGAGCTGTATGGAGTCTGGCCCTCGAGGGACATTTGTTGGAATCTACGACGGGCATGCTGGCCCTGAAGCTTCCCGGTTTATAAACAATCATCTATTCGATAATATTAAACGTATGCACCTTTGTCTCCTTGTTACTATTATAGTCTTCAACGTGTTGCGATTTTACTGTTGTTCATTTGTGTTTATGGTAGTTTAGACACTTTTTGGACTTCTAGTTGATGTTACTTTCTTTTACAGTGGAATGTGCTGGACTTTCTTTTCCATAAAGTTATGCGCTTCTGGTAATATTCTGCTCTTTAGGTCGTCCACACTAATTCAGAAAAATATTCGTTGAGTATATATTATTGTGAAAACAGAACAATTGTAATACAAGTGAACGTCTATGTTTAATCATTGAACAAAAGCTGAAGAAGAATATTGGATGATAACTAGTTTAATGACATGTACCTTAGATAGTTGTTGTAAAATTCTTTCCTAACATCATGTTGGAATTTATGATTAAATTAGGAATATATTTGAACTAGTTGCATTTTGAATATAGTGTGTGTGCGCGTATTGCTTCTGTCGGTCTTTACATGTAATGTTagataattttattgaatataatacAATGAATATGCTGCTCTATCCATGTATTGTGTTGTGTTAGTATCTGAGTTCAGTGTACATAGCTTGTCTTAGTAAAACGATTTATGTAATCCCAATCTGGAAATGTCGTCTAAGCTTAAAGTGATTTGAGATCTactgtgtttttttttttttggaacaaTTCTTGATCTATTTTTTTGAAGTCCCTTTTATGAGAAACTGTCTAAAACTCATGGTTTACTCACTTTCCAGCTATTTGATGCAGGATATACATTAGATAGTCAAGAAATGTCGGCGGATGTTATAAAAAATGCATATTTAGAAACGGAAGAACAGTTTCTTTCTATGGTAAAAAAGCAATGGGAAATCAAACCACAAATCGCGTCTGTGGGTTCGTGTTGTTTAGTAGGCGTAGTATGCAACGGGATGATATACACTGCAAATGCTGGAGATTCCAGGGTGGTGTTAGCAAGACTAGAGAAGTCTGGTAAACAGGTGAAAGCCGTTCAATTATCAGATGAACACAACGCAAGTATTGAATCTGTTCGGGAGGAGTTGCGCTCGCTGCACCCGGAAGATCCCAAGATCGTCGTTCTCAAGCACAAGGTTTGGCGAGTCAAGGGTCTTATTCAGGTTTCCAGATCAATAGGCGACGCCTACTTAAAGAAAGCAGAGTTCAATAAACCACCTTTGTTAGCAAAATTCAGAATTCCAGACCCTTTCGAGAAGCCAATCCTGTTGGCCGAGCCATCAATACACGTTCAGAAACTTCAACACGAAGATCAGTTTCTTATATTTGCTTCGGATGGTCTATGGGAACACCTTAGCAATCAAGAGGCAGTCGACATTGTTCACCACTCTGCACGCAATGTACGGTTTCTTAACTGAAAAAAGCTCGTTTTTCTTCCTCGAGTAAATCTCACTAACAGGCAGAGTCCCGTCCCATTTCAGGGTGTTGCCAAGAAGCTTGTAAAAGCTGCGCTCCAGGAGGCCGCaaagaagagagagatgagatATTCGGACCTGAAAAAGATCGTCAGGGGAGTGAGAAGACATTTCCATGACGACATCACTGTAATAGTCCTCTTCCTCGACTCCCATTTGATCAGTCGGAGCTCGTTTCAGGGGCCGATTCTTTCAATAAAAGGAGGCGGGGTAGCACCCGGAGACGCCAACACGTAGACTAGAATGGTATAAACATGTTTTGTTATTGATAAGTTTCATCAAAagtgaagaaaaaggaaagtTACCAAATCAGATGTATAGAGCTGCCTTTTGGTATCTCACAATACTTGATATATGTTAATGATTATGCCAGGAAGATGCAGAGGGACTGATGTTCTTGAAATTTTTCTTGCTCACTGGCATATGAAACACACCAATTTACAGGAAAAACAGATGAATTACTGATaatgaaataagaaaaaaattgagtCTTTTATCTGCATAGGCTTCTATCTAACTTCTTTGGGCGCTTATCTAGTAAATTGTGGATATATTACTAAATTACTtggtttaaaatttatttactCCCTGCTTCATACATTTGAGTTTGTGTATGGagagagataaataaattattttatgttatgagATACATAAGATCCTTCTCCAATAAAATGATTGGAATCCCATTTCAGACAAATATGTTATGAGATACATATGATTAGTTTCCAAATAATTCACCAGCTTGCTTTGAAAGCAAACTAACTCATAAATTACTACTAACTTCTCTAATGGACAAGTGATTCAATACAAATTATGTACCTATTGTAGCATCTATCTCTTTTAAAAAGAATCAATTACaaaac comes from Salvia miltiorrhiza cultivar Shanhuang (shh) chromosome 3, IMPLAD_Smil_shh, whole genome shotgun sequence and encodes:
- the LOC131014922 gene encoding probable protein phosphatase 2C 38 isoform X1, which encodes MSTMVTNSWRKYVAPCWRPSVESRGENCSNRGGDPSGRVDGLWWYKDIGQHIHGEFSMAVIQANNVLEDQCQVESGPMSCMESGPRGTFVGIYDGHAGPEASRFINNHLFDNIKRYTLDSQEMSADVIKNAYLETEEQFLSMVKKQWEIKPQIASVGSCCLVGVVCNGMIYTANAGDSRVVLARLEKSGKQVKAVQLSDEHNASIESVREELRSLHPEDPKIVVLKHKVWRVKGLIQVSRSIGDAYLKKAEFNKPPLLAKFRIPDPFEKPILLAEPSIHVQKLQHEDQFLIFASDGLWEHLSNQEAVDIVHHSARNGVAKKLVKAALQEAAKKREMRYSDLKKIVRGVRRHFHDDITVIVLFLDSHLISRSSFQGPILSIKGGGVAPGDANT
- the LOC131014922 gene encoding probable protein phosphatase 2C 38 isoform X3, with the protein product MSADVIKNAYLETEEQFLSMVKKQWEIKPQIASVGSCCLVGVVCNGMIYTANAGDSRVVLARLEKSGKQVKAVQLSDEHNASIESVREELRSLHPEDPKIVVLKHKVWRVKGLIQVSRSIGDAYLKKAEFNKPPLLAKFRIPDPFEKPILLAEPSIHVQKLQHEDQFLIFASDGLWEHLSNQEAVDIVHHSARNGVAKKLVKAALQEAAKKREMRYSDLKKIVRGVRRHFHDDITVIVLFLDSHLISRSSFQGPILSIKGGGVAPGDANT
- the LOC131014922 gene encoding probable protein phosphatase 2C 38 isoform X2, coding for MCWTFFSIKLCASGYTLDSQEMSADVIKNAYLETEEQFLSMVKKQWEIKPQIASVGSCCLVGVVCNGMIYTANAGDSRVVLARLEKSGKQVKAVQLSDEHNASIESVREELRSLHPEDPKIVVLKHKVWRVKGLIQVSRSIGDAYLKKAEFNKPPLLAKFRIPDPFEKPILLAEPSIHVQKLQHEDQFLIFASDGLWEHLSNQEAVDIVHHSARNGVAKKLVKAALQEAAKKREMRYSDLKKIVRGVRRHFHDDITVIVLFLDSHLISRSSFQGPILSIKGGGVAPGDANT